In Vicia villosa cultivar HV-30 ecotype Madison, WI unplaced genomic scaffold, Vvil1.0 ctg.002149F_1_1, whole genome shotgun sequence, a genomic segment contains:
- the LOC131638026 gene encoding uncharacterized protein LOC131638026: MKNGKRTALSDLTNSSHLSSSSVSSSATIEPIKKNQINIRKICLTPLHDVKPSTVHHRTKNQNNTVALPTTLTVRCKKKQRVVSNEQEELEDYIEKQKAYFKQIDEYELEEEEVEEFTDE, from the exons ATGAAGAACGGAAAACGAACCGCTCTTTCAGATCTCACCAATTCAAGCcatctttcatcttcatccgtTTCTTCATCAGCCACCATTGAACCAATCAAGAAAAACCAAATCAACATTCG GAAAATCTGCTTAACTCCGCTTCACGATGTTAAGCCATCAACCGTTCATCATCGCACAAAG AACCAAAACAACACTGTAGCTCTTCCCACGACGTTAACAGTTCGATGTAAAAAG AAGCAACGTGTTGTGTCGAACGAACAAGAGGAACTGGAGGATTACATTGAGAAGCAGAAGGCGTATTTTAAACAGATTGATGAATATGAACTCGAAGAAGAGGAGGTTGAAGAATTTACTGATGAGTGA